In the Ursus arctos isolate Adak ecotype North America unplaced genomic scaffold, UrsArc2.0 scaffold_30, whole genome shotgun sequence genome, one interval contains:
- the LOC130542175 gene encoding basic proline-rich protein-like, whose amino-acid sequence MQADIQSHLAPAGRPRTPQSPPAPGPRAPPPARSRPAPRRERPSTWRPGARAAPGALRPPAPPLRSARAAEAPRGPVEEAQASPPPSAAPGDAERAPPGCSGTALPGRGRRPRTTSHAGARAPALPHSQGRVPADPGPRAPGLAAREGPARRAALTRLPGFRPEQAPRGPPPPPPPPPPARPSRARRGRGGAGGTPAGPAAPARLHKARRAARGCSREGGRRAHRAGGQRGCSRGRAPQSDGATARTPPPAPRARRGRVSHHYVSVLAAAAAAAPGPPPPRPAPPPRRLLPAAAASRAQACGARGGGGCSPPPGLRAASPPPGPASLPAAFVPGPLPGLPGGSPAGPASARTPHSPPPAALPGSALQGRHVYNPRPRRAARARPGRRRRPGGPAGERGARRRPHLRGLGAARQARGREVGPPPGKVCVLRGRGAAHMAVCARGGRSPGPASCTSARPPAPGLYCVAGPAAPRARGAGRGLRLPPGRAGAAHAHTHLPSVLSSAPVSKFASAYSYISTHALDSGTHVKATYVRARGSREPSAQSSRRSQHRQARTCGAGGDAGPRPLRVGRAARGAAPAELPGRAGVRARVSGTDNLGLVSR is encoded by the exons ATGCAAGCGGACATTCAAA GCCACCTGGCACCTGCTGGGCGCCCCCGGACCCCCCAGAGCCCACCCGCGCCCGGGCCCCGCGCACCGCCACCAGCACGCAGCCGGCCCGCACCCCGGCGCGAGCGGCCGTCCACGTGGAGGCCGGGGGCCCGGGCCGCCCCGGGAGCCCTGcggcccccggccccgccgcTCCGCTCCGCACGCGCTGCCGAGGCCCCGAGAGGACCTGTTGAGGAGGCGCAGGCCTCGCCGCCGCCGAGCGCGGCCCCAGGGGACGCGGAGCGGGCCCCGCCTGGGTGCTCGGGGACCGCCCTGCCCGGCCGCGGCCGCCGCCCTCGCACAACGAGCCACGCCGGCGCCCgcgcccccgccctcccccactCACAGGGCCGCGTTCCGGCGGACCCCGGCCCGAGGGCCCCAGGCCTGGCCGCGCGGGAAGGGCCGGCCCGGCGGGCGGCGCTCACGCGACTCCCCGGCTTCCGGCCCGAGCAGGCCCCGCgcggtcctcctcctcctccacctcctcctcctccggccCGCCCCTCCCGGGCCCGCCGAGGGCGAGGGGGCGCGGGCGGGACCCCCGCaggccccgccgcccccgcccgcctACACAAAGCCCGGCGGGCCGCTCGGGGCTGCTCGCGGGAGGGCGGGCGGCGAGCGCACCGCGCCGGCGGCCAGAGAGGCTGCAGCCGGGGCCGGGCTCCACAAAGCGACGGCGCCACCGCTCGGAcgcccccgcccgcgccccgcgcccgccgCGGCCGAGTCTCCCACCATTATGTTTCGgtcctcgccgccgccgccgccgccgcgcccggCCCTCCCCCGCcgcgcccggccccgccgccgcgCCGCCTCcttcccgccgccgccgcctcccgggcCCAGGCCTGCGGGGCGCGGGGGGGCGGTGGGTGCTCCCCGCCTCCCGGCCTCCGCGCCGCCTCCCCGCCTCCCGGCCCCGCGTCGCTGCCCGCCGCCTTCGTCCCCGGGCCACTCCCCGGGCTCCCCGGCGGCTCCCCCGCGGGCCCGGCCTCCGCCCGGACGCCCCActccccgccgcccgccgccctcCCCGGCTCGGCGCTTCAGGGGCGCCATGTTTACAACCCTCGGCCGCGGAGAGCCGCGCGCGCCCGGCCGGGAAGGCGGCGGCGGCCCGGTGGGCCGGCGGGGGAGCGGGGGGCCCGGCGCCGCCCGCACTTACGGGGTCTCGGCGCCGCGCGGCAGGCCCGGGGGCGGGAAGTTGGGCCGCCGCCGGGGAAAGTTTGCGTCCTGCGAGGCCGCGGCGCCGCTCACATGGCGGTGTGTGCGCGGGGCGGCCGCTCGCCCGGCCCGGCCTCCTGCAcctccgcccgcccgcccgcccccggACTTTATTGTGTAGCCGGGCCGGCCGCGCCGCGGGCTCGGGGTGCGGGCCGCGGGCTCCGGCTCCCTCCCGGCCGGGCCGGCGCCGCGCACGCccacacccaccttccctccgtCCTGTCCTCGGCGCCTGTCTCCAAATTTGCTTCAGCATATTCTTACATATCCACACATGCACTTGATAGCGGCACACACGTGAAGGCTACGTACGTGCGGGCACGCGGGAGCCGGGAGCCGAGCGCACAAAGCTCCCGGCGCTCGCAGCATCGCCAGGCTCGGACCTGCGGGGCTGGGGGCGATGCGGGCCCACGTCCGCTCCGGGTGGGCCGGGCCGCGCGCGGCGCTGCGCCGGCCGAGCTGCCGGGCCGGGCAGGCGTCCGCGCGCGGGTGAGCGGCACAGATAACCTGGGCTTGGTGTCTCGTTAA